GCGGGTACACTTACAGCACTAACACCGCTAGTGACAAACTCGCTGCCGTACACGATCTCCTCTGCAACCTTGCCACCAAGGGCACGGTCGATCATGGCAAGATAATCTCTTACAGTGTAAGAGTACTTATCCATTTCCGGGAGGAAGGCGGTGTGACCCAAGCTTTGACCGCGAGGCAAGACTGTGACCTTGTAGAGATGGCTACCGCCCTCTtgcttgttgaagaaagcAACAAGGGCGTGGCCAGCCTCGTGGTAGGCAGtcatctccttttccttgggAGTGATAACCATGCTCCGCTTTTCAGCGCCCATGATGACCTTGTCCTTGGCCCATTCCATATCCTTCTGCGTGAcgaccttgttcttgagcttgctggcGTGGATGGCGGCTTGGTTCACGATGTTTTCAAGTTCAGCACCAGAAAGACCAGAGGTACGGCCGGCAATGTCCTCCATACGCACATCGGCAGccatcttgatcttcttggcgtggtgcttgaggatggcaatGCGGCCTCGGACATCGGGGAGAGAGACGACGACATGACGATCGAAACGGCCAGGACGAGTCAAAGCCTTGTCGAGAGATTCGGGGAAGTTGGTGGCCGCAATGACGATAACGCCGCTGTTCTGAGAGAAACCGTCCATTTCGGTGAGAAGCTGGTTCAGCGTCTGCCGGACATAGGTAGCATCGCGAGAGTTACGCTTGCCGCCAATAGCATCCAGCTCATCAATGAAGACAATGGAAGGAgacttggccttggccgcATTGAAGAGCTCGCGGACACGCTTGGCGCCCACGCCGACATAAATCTCGTCGAACTCACTGCCAGacatgaagaagaagggcacaCCAGCCTCACCGGCAACAGCCCGAGCCAAGAGAGTTTTACCAGTACCGGGAGGTCCGACAAGCAACACACCCTTGGGGAGCTTACCACCAAGTGTGTTGAACTTGTCGGGGTTGCGCAGGAAATCGACCAGCTCCTGAAgttcctccttggcctcgtcgCAGCCGTGAACGTCCGAGAATCGAGCCTTTTGGTTTTCGGCCTTGGCTTCCATAGTGTCAACCTTGGCACCAGGTCTCTTCAGCGAACTAACTGTTTCAACGACCATGGTCATAACCACGAGACTGACGTAGGCGCACAAACTGAACCAGAGCATAAACTTAAACCACCGGAAAGCAGCGCTACCGAACGATTCGTCGACGATAACATGAAGCGCACCACCCTTTCCAGTAACGCCAGCAGAGACAGCGACATTGCCGCCGTTGCGCTGAGCGGCAATTGCTTGtccagcagctgcagcctGCTCACTGATTCCCGCAGAGGTCTGACCGGCACTGCCAAGTGTTCCAGCAATCATGGCAAGCGCCTGGTTATATGCTTGCGTGGCACTTTCGTTGGCAGCAAAGCGTCCTGTGGTAAAGTTAGCGTAGTCAACATAATCTTGAGAGGGAAAGACATACCAGACTGATACCGTTCCACTACTATGGCAGGCATGTTGGCCTTGAGCAGGAGCTGGTAAAAGCTGGCCTGGGTAGGTGCGCTTTGGGGATTCCGGTTGGCGGCAGCCTCGGTGCGAgaaaggaggtggtgaggaaccAAGTTGGAGTTACCAAAAGACCGATACTGAACATTTCGAGGCGGGAGAGCATCGAGCGTCTTGAGCGCAGGCCAGGAGACAGACTGCATACGGATCGGGGGGCGAGTGGTGCTCATGAAGCGAAGACCGAGGACGGTGCCGACGGGTCGACGGGCCATCAGGGCAGCGTGAGAGCTGCGGATGAGGGGGTTCGCCATAGTGATGGAGCCGGGAGACATTGTAGATAATACTGAGAGAATGTTGGTAGGCGATACATTTGCCTGAGAAGATGTTTCGAGAGCGAGCTTTGCCAGTGGAGCGTTGCGCATGAAGCTAGGAAGCttggtcgtcgaggatgtcgGGTTTGGTACAGGAGCAGCCGAGACACGGGCGTGCTGCGTCGTCGAGGAAAGGACGGCCAGGGACTTTGTAATAGACGGCCACAGTTCCGACGTCGCCGCTGCGATGCTCTGAAGATTACGGCATCACGTCAGTGGAAGGTCAAGATGGAAGGTGGGAGGCGGGGCATCATACCGGCAGCCCACTTGCGTGGAgagccattgttgttgttgttgcgacCACTCTCACTCTAACAGCAACTGTTTACGTCCCCTAAGAAAAAGGAATGCGGGATGAGATTGGAAGACAAACTCAAAGATGATGCAAGGCCAGACGTTGGGAAACATCTGCTCAGCGCCGGCTGGCCACTCAACACTCGGTCCCTCAACGGCAGGCCTTGGCAGTGGCCAGAGCACCCTGAGCCacccggcaccaccaccccggtATTTCCCCGCTGGAGGGCCCACTCTTTTCGGCAAGCTACACGTGACCTGGCGTTGCGCCTTCTCGTCCCTTACTCGCGTTTCGCGTCTGAGTCCAGCTCACACACGAAATCATGTCTATGAACTGATGGCCATTAATGACGGTATTTTTGTCACAGAACTTTGGAATTGAATGAGCTCACTTACTTTCTTACATTCTTCCCTTACTTATTTAACTCGGTTAATATCTCAGCTTTCATCACAACTCTCACCTCACTTGCACTCAACATCTTCACTTAATCCCGACTCATAGGGGCAGCATCGCCACAATGAACCGCTCCATCGAGcaagccctcctctccctcatcccaacCCACAacgccgccctccccccacaaCTTACCGAGCTCGccagctccctcctcgcccaatCCCGTCACAAAGCCAGCACCCTCAAAGCCGAAGAGGAAATCGCCCGCCCCTACGCCTGTGCCCACATCGCCTGCGAAAGACTCAAAACCACCCTCAACTTGCCCCCTATTGAGCCCCGGCCACCCATCCCGCCACGCATCTACAAACGCCTCTACAGCCATCTCGACAAAATCCTCCCATCTGGCACTGGAACCCCAGGGCGAGGAACACCAGCTCGCGGTGGTCTTGAAGGTCGTGTCCGCACACCGAGCACAAAACTAAGAGAACAACTTGCGCCGCTTGGTACCTCACCACAAGCCAGCAAAAGCAGGCCTCTACCAGGGAGAACAACGCCAAGCAAGGAGAAGTCGCTAGCGGACTTTCGGGACAGTAACGCAGATGGCACCCCTTCGAAGAAGAAGTTAGGGACCACCCCCCAGTCAAACAGAAAGCCACCACCTTTACCGTTATGGATCCGGCCAACGCTGCGGTTTTTATGCAAGGAACTCGGCCCAGCCAGTATCGGCCCTATCGTGGCCTCCGGGATTGAGTCTATCGTTTGTCCCAATGGCAAACCGACAGAGGACGAGTGGGTGAAAATCAACCTGGTCTCGTTACTCGGTGCTCTATATCTGTTTGTCTGGCGAGGCGTTACGTTTCCCGGCCAAGATCTGGATCAGTCGACGTACATCAAGTTCCGGAAGCAACTCGTGGCTACGTTGAATAGAGCCAGGAAGGAGGTCGAGATCAATGTTAAGGACGGTGATGCTGAGAAGgcgtgggagtggtggtatGATGTCAAGCTCAAGGATCTGGATATGTCTGCCTTGGTGATCAACCGTCATGGTTGGTTGGAGTTGGATTGGGCAAAGGGAGTGCAGGATTTTGTGCATATGAATGAAGAACGAGCACGGGATAATGAGGAGGAtgcagagagagaggaaaggaACGCGGAACCCGTCCAGCTCAGGCGGGCGGATACGATGTTCCAGGAGAGATACGACTTTCTCACTGACAGGAAAAGGAAGGCGTATGCTGAGTGGAAGGACGGGATCATGAAGAGGATCAAGGCGCAGGGCTGAGTCCCGCCATCCATCACGATCCAGAATTTACAACAATATCATATACTGTATTCCAACGCTATCAACGGTGTTATATCTAAGCAGAAAACTCGACCCTCTTCAAACTCCTCACCGTATCAACAATGCTCCTCTCTAAGCCAATCCACTCaatccccaacaacctcgtcGTCTCACTATTATCATACTTAAACCTcttatcctcctccggcaATTCTCCCCCCTTGACCCCCTCCTCAGGCAATTTTTCCTTATCATCTGGAAAgttcttcctcaacacctccgcGATTCGAGCGTTGGAAAACCACCCCGAAACAACAAACAGCCTCTTCCCAGCTACCCCCTCCACAAGCCCTAACCCAGCCCTTACGTGTGCAGTCGCCACATCCCGCACATCAACCCAGATGTAAGCCTGGCCCGTCGGGGGtatctcccccttccacttccccttgatggcatccacGATCCTCTCATTAGAAGTGTTGATCGCCTCGAGGGTAGCAAGATGGTGGACCACGGGCCCGAAGACCATCGGCgggttgatggtgaccaAGTCAAACTTTGCGTCATTCTCCTTGTTCTGCACAAACTCCCAGGCGGCCTTTTCCGCCAGGGTCTTGGAGGCGCGGTAGGCGGTTGCTGGGTTGCGGTGGATGTCATCTATCGTGACCGGGTTCCATGATTTTTCggagaagacggtggaggggtcggaGACGTGAGCCTCGTTGATTATAGCTgcaaaggaggaggtcacGACGACGCGGCGAACGGAGGGGGCGAATTGGGTaatggcggagaggatggaggttGTGCCGATGAGGGCGGGGTCGATGAGCTCTTTCTTTGGGTCGTTGAATTtgaagtggaagggggaggcggtgTGGAGGACTACTTCGAGGCCGGAGCCGTGGGTTTGGAGGACCGAGTCGAAGGCGTTGGGTTGGGCGATGTCGGGGACTATGGCGACGGTGAGGTGGCCGgaggtggtttgggaggggtaGGCGGAGGTGATGGCGTCGGCTTTGGATTGGGAGCGGACGGTTGTGATGACGGTGTgagaggcggagaggagtTGGTCGAGGATGTGGGctatggtgttgttgttgttgttagtAAACTGAGCGCCGGGATGGTTGATCGGAGCTGGTCCGGTCCGGGGAAGACTCCACCGCCGGCAAGGGATCCGaccgtgtgtgtgtgtgtgcacGATGAATCTTTAAacgtggtgatgatgagatcaCATACCCGCAATGAAGCCGGAGCCGCCTGCAGTCTACGTCAGTATATGATGCATGCCATcaaaaaatcaaaatcaGTGAGCCGCTCACCAGTCAACAGAACCTTGGTCATTTTGATcgatttctttcttctcacGTTTCCCTCTTCTCTTTGTGTGCGTATCGTGATGCTCAAGTGACGCTGCTGATGAGAACTCAAGCAAGAGATGAGGCAACGACGATGTGTTTATATTTATACCCATTTACatcaccactccctcctcaaccccgcGTTGCCTTTTTCCCCCCACCAAATGCTGCAGTGGGGTTGATTTAGCCCGAGATGTTTGTTCGGCACAATTCGCAATCGCACACCATCATCGCACTGTTCTTCCTTACGTGATCAGCGTTGGGAAACAATGTCCGGTTGTTATCTCCGGTCGACATCTCTTCTTTTGGACACTATGACGAGGAAAAGTTGACCCGGTGAGCAGCATTTGCAAGATTTGTGAGCTGGGGTATATCGAACTACCGGAATAACCTCCTGTCATCTCATCATTCATCACTCATCGCCTATCCTTCTCCAAAATGAATAAAGAAGCGACCGGACATATCGCTCTTCTTGTTTCACAACATATCGTGGAAATAAGCCTTCACGACACCGAAGAAATCCGACTAACACATCCAGTCATATAACCCTAACACTGCTTCTccccttttacccctgaTCACCACCATACAGCCAGAAATACCATCCCAAAccatcacatacgaccataccCACCAGAAAACTcggcatcccgtccgctctgctCTAGATAAACTGGTGAGGGCCGAaccagtactcaggtgggtgaccactggggaatcctcggtgttgtatgtatTTTTCCTGTTTTTTCCTCAGTCTCAGTGTCTACACATGAACCCATCTCCTGACCCAAAccatcacatacgaccacaCCCAGCTAAAAatacggcatcccgtccgctctgcccGAGTCAAACAGCTGAGGGCCAGATCAGTACTCAGGTCGGTGACgactggggaatccctggtgttgtatgtaATCTTTTGCTGGAACCTtctattttttttgggtgattctggttgtttgttgtcttCATTTCCTGTTGCATTGGAAGACAAGAGTCTCTTGACCTCAAACTCGCTGCGTTTCTACtaccgtcatcatcaagcgGTAAAGCGCGAGATGAAGTATCCTAGTCTCGTGTCCACTGACGTGCAGGGTCCTTGGTGGTGGAATGGCTAGTCGTGTTTTTGTTGGAATTTATGTGGCTTTGTGGTGTCCTTGACGATGTTTCGAGTTGGTTGAATGGAAAAATCAATTTCTTTTGATTTGACAGTGGTGTTCCTGCTGAACTCGACCACTTctactgttgttgttgttgttgttgttgttgttgttgttgttgttgtcagaGGTGGCTTAGTATCTGTGCTTTCGTCTTTTGACATCGGGGTTTGTGTTGAGGTCTCATTTGCAGCCTCATTCTTTGGAGGTGCAAATGTGAGTGATTTGAGGAGTTCATCGGGCTTCATCAAGGAAATACGCTTGTGGAAATCGGACCATGATCCATTGCCGGAGTTCTTGGAGGTGAGGCACTGGAGGTGCAGTGTCTCATTGGTTATCCACTCCAGATCTTTGCGGTGTGATGCATTCTTCTTGACTCTCTGGTCGAAGCAGCTCTGCAGGGGTTCGAGAATTAATGACAGACTAATGATGATAGCGCCTAGAGCCAATGCGAGGGATAGTCCCAATGTACTAAAAGAGGTATGTTGCCGGCTTTGTATCTTTTGCAGTCGACTAGTCAGCGCATCAAATGCCACCAGCAAGAGAGAATGGTGAACCTTGCCTGGTTGTAGCACATGTCGCGCTGATAAGGACTGTTCGGCAAGACACGACACGAATGAAGAACAGGGTCTTTCGGCCCAGTGACTgcttccaccaccgcaaGCTGCAGCTCACAATGACCATATATTTGCGACGTCTGTTTTCCATTGATGGTCATGTATCAATGGTATCAATCCGGAACGCAGAGTCCGGTAAGAGAGCAGACGATCCACGCCTGGAAAAACGACCGTTTCATCCGGGGGTAGACAATCAAAGTGCTCTCGATGATATCAAGACGCCACTCGAAAAGGCTCATTATATCGGCAGAAGATTCAACCTCATCTTCGAGTTGAAACGCGCCGGCTCGATGTGAGAGCCAGCTACCAAGCTGCCCACAACGGccgtttggaggaggggagccTCAGCAAATCTGATACTGCTGGGCACAACCCAAGGGCGACGCGGCTTCCCAGAGTTTGTAGAGCTGTATTGTGGGTTTGTAGAGCTGTATTGTGGTATTGGTGCCCCTGTGGTCAGTGCCACGTACGACCGACGCAGGGAGATCCGCCTGGTACCATTTATCTTGATAAAGCCCGAGACTGTCGGCGCCGTTACCGACAAGCAAAATGATGGAAACATCGGCATCAGCGCGTTGTAAAGCTGGGATGGGATAAAAGTCGGAGATCTTTGGCACAGTTGATTCCGTTCCTATTGATAGCGCCCATCACACTGTGTTTAACATGTATCAGTTATGTCCATGGTTTCCACAGAGGTTGCAGCTCACATAAGACTTGGAGGAGACCCAATCCCGTGCTCCCAGTCGCCTAGCTGAAGATTCTAGGATGTCACGCTCGGAACCTTCAAAGTATAATTCATCTCGCTGTTTGGATCTACGGGCGCATCGCGTGGAAGATATGTCAAACCGTAGTAATACGCTGGGAAGTTCTCTTGAATATTGGCTTTGTATCCTTCGGTCCGAAGTGGTGCACAATGGGCAACAGTCCGGGACAGAAATCGGTTCTTTTCTGGCGAGTTAATGCTGAGATGATCGTAACTGTCGATATAACCGGTATCGAGAATTATGTTTGATGACTCATTTCGACCTATCCCATCACTGAAAGAACACGGCGCATTGGTGTCTTGCGATAGGGCTCGCCGTGAAACGACAAACGAGTTGCAGGGTGTGCCAGCACTGCATCCTCCATAGTTACTGAAATTATAGCACCGTTGAGCATAATTCGTGGCGGTGTTGGCTTTTCTTACACTCGCATCCACTGCTGCACTGAAACTGCCGGGAGTGGATTCTCTCAACCAGACAAGGGAACAATTTGAACCATCAAGTAAAACCTCGTGGCTGCTCGATGTTGCAAGGTTATAAGAGAAGCCACTTGCGAGGGCGAGTCCGAAAGCACAGAGGAAAGCAGAGAAGAAAGCCGGAAGCACCCTTATGATGGAATGTTTTGCTCTGTCGCGCCGGACGAAAGCCAGCTGACTGAGTGTCCAAAGACCACTCGCTGGGGAGGCCGAGTTTCGTAAGGTGACTTGGcattggtggtgaagagcaTCGTGAGGTGAAGCATCAGAGTAGTATCGATGGAACAAGATGCGCCAGAAGCGAGAAGATATAATGGTGACAAAAAAGGCTGTGAATGCTATCACGAGATTGCCGTGCTCTCTGGTCAGCGTGAGTGTTTCTCCCGATACCGGGCCATGAGACTAATTAATCCAAGATCCTAGGCCAACGCAGTAATTGTCGGCTACCCCGAGACTTTGCATGGCCATTCTAGTGGTTTCCTAGAACGATAAAGGACCGTACTGGGTATGAGACTGGTGTAGGGAACAGTTACTCGGTAGTTGGCCCAAGTTCTAAGCTTTGTTGTGAGCATTATAAAGTATGTCCTGACTGACAGgttgttggatgaggggACGAACGTCAATAGAGGTAAGGATCAACCCGCACCTCGTGTCGAATAGCGTTGATGGGGGCAGGCCGGGGTATAATGCAGCCCTATGGAATGTAGGAAGTCAAGGCACGATGTCTTAACGCGGGATGGTTCGAATTTGACTCCGAGGCTGAGGGCAGAGGAAAATGTGTTAATTGCCTGGAGAGTTCCGCGTCTTGTCCATTTATCTCTCAGTGTCAGACACCTGATATGTGCCGGATGCCAATCCTTAACTGTCACCCCGTCATCATTACGTGTCTCCCGGGTAATCAGCCCCGGTTTCTTCGATGACTAGCCGTCGAACTTCTGGGAGTACGCTTACCATTGCACAGTGGTCAAGTGGTTGTGGAATGATCATCGGGGTTCTGGACATCACAGATTCGAAACCTGCCCGAAGTAAACCCCTTTGCACCCCGGATTTCTGTAGCTGGTcactctccttcttctcagaGTATAAGGCTGGCTAGTGAGCTTTTTAGTCAATCGGACTGGCTAATCCTCTCTTTTTATCTCTCTGTGAAGAAGAGTACAAAACAGAAGAATCACCAATTACCGGCATCAATTATGCCGCCAAGTCCACACCTGTAAACCCAGCCACGTTGTGAACAAATCAATGAAGACTGCAACGTCAAATTCCAGaccttaaaagatagttgaGAGGCGTATTAAATATCCTTTAAAGCCTAAGGGTTGGGTCTCAGTCTCTACATAGCGTGCCAGTTCCCGCGCCTATctcacaccatcaccaccccattAAAATCCAGTCCTCTCACCTTCACACCGTGTATCTCCATACCCCTCCTTAAtgcttcttgtcctccttctcctccgccctcctcaccaagaTATCAAATCTCTTAAATGCCATCCCACCCTCAATGAAGcaactccccatccacaaccaccaaaccccactccccctttccacACCAAATTTGCTCAGTCTactcctctccaaccaagCCGCCTCGGAGATATGAATCGCAATCACCGGCCAAAAAATCGTCTTTGTCAACCACATCCATCCTTGATGGCCCCCAAACGGCCAAAACGCATCCAGAATCCACTCCCGCCCGtccagcacccccaactTCACAGTTGCCACAAagttaaaataataaaacaGCACCGCCAGGAAGATGACCCAGTCGAATGGTCGGGGAGGCATAtactccctcaccacaacccccttctcctccttgccgtcctCTTCCGCGGGGGCCTCGAGACCGAGACCGACCCTGGCTTGGTGGGTCATGTCGACAAGCTTGACGCGGCGTTCAGCCCAGTTGGCGAGTTCAGGCTCGAACTTGATGTAGTGCGTCCTTCCAGTGTGAGGTGTCTTCACAGTCATGAACTGGAGGTTGATGTCCACCATTTCCGGGTCGCGGGCCTCATAGTCGTTGAGATTGTTGAAGTGCTGGAGGATGTGCTGGAGGTCGAGGCGGTGGTCGTTGTTCATGTGGGAGATGGTGCGGACTTTTTGGGAGACGGGAATGAGCTCTTCGTCGGCCATTTTGGCGTTTTGCTTCTTGCCCAACTCGAATCTAAAATTGGTAGAGGTGGGTGTGAATCTCAAGGAGACAGAGGGCGGAAATGACAGACCGACGTTGAGTTTGAGATGGGCTGCCAAGGCGGGCTGAGCCGAGTGGTGGGGCATTGGAGACGCAGAGGAGTTCGTCTGATAAGATaaccccgccatcaccaccccatcgTCGTTCCTTCCCCCAGTTGATATGTGCACCTTCCCACACTCAATccttgctccttcccaacaAACAGAACCATGGTATATATATTAGGTCGACCATGTACCTTCCGACAGCAGCTCTGAAATCTTGATCAGGGCGCCACTTGTTGGTCAGGACAAAtggtcaaggtggaggagctgctgTTGGCCCCCATCGCCGGGGGCTTGCAACCAATAGCCCCCGAGTTCGATCCGAAGCAAGACCACCCGGTTTTCGCAGCCGGCCACCTCCCTCAGACAACTGAGGGGTTGGCCGGTGAGCTTTTtgtcctttttctctctcccgcCATTCGACATCCTCTATGTAATCTTGGACTACTCGACCAGCTCAGTTATTTTGATGTTGTCTTTGACTTTTGAAGTAGTGGGATGCTCTTCATAATTTGTTATTATTACAATTAGATCGCCTTTCCCAAAATACACACCCGGCAATTAGCACATACAAACGAAATCGTACGTGTTCAACGCAGCGTGGTATCTTCCTCATTCTATTCAAACCAAGCCAGACAAGCCATATATTCCCAACCGAAACGAATCTTTATACATCGCGACTCAACTCGAAAACCATCTTAAAACCTCATATAATACATACCACTCAATCCTAGCCCCTCTCCGACCCTGACCGTTTCTTGCTCTGCCCACCCAACAtactatcctcctcctcctcatagcccccactcccactcccactcctaCTACCATTCCCATTTTCATTcatactccccctccacaaaaCGCCAGCaacactcccactcccactcccttGCCAATCCCAactctcccatcctccactcgtactctcctcccaaccaaAGGTCAACATACTATTCCCCGACCCCTCTGAATCATAACTCCAGTTATTCGACAACCTACTCCCCTGACTCCCCTGCGACCTCGGTCCAATCCCCTGCCAATTACTACCACTATACGTCAAAACCTCATCAATACTTGGCATATGACTCAATCTCTGCCCCCCTACTCCCCCAGTCCCCGCCAAAACAGCCTTATTCATCAACGGCCACCCTAGGTCACTAATATCCACCCCCTGCTCAAAGTCACTTTCGCTTCCAACAACAGTACTATTCCCAACACTAACATCACTCCAcggcctcctcaacccctcctcttgcAACCCCCCGTTGCCCCCCGCCATCACATCCTCCAGTTCAGCTTTACCTccatccaaaacctccaatCCCCTGCCCCTTTCCACATCatcccctctccctttctcagtatcctccaccccaaccctAATAGAACTAATCCTACTCACGCTACTAATCCTCTTCAGATGAGGCGGCATAGTATGCCGGCTCGCCACAACAGTAGTCGTGTTGCCAAAACTTGACGTGGTCCCTCTCGACGCCATGTCCCTcgaccaaccaccaccaccaccaccaccacccaacaacccgccgccgtcccccctgcccctcctaCCCAGCAGCACCCTAATCGCAGGAAGAGAAGTAACAATAATGCtaacccccacctccaacccagtCCAGATCAACGCATTCGTATAATCCCACGT
This window of the Podospora pseudoanserina strain CBS 124.78 chromosome 3, whole genome shotgun sequence genome carries:
- the YME1 gene encoding i-AAA protease yme1 (COG:O; EggNog:ENOG503NUU2; MEROPS:MER0002197) yields the protein MALHASGLPSIAAATSELWPSITKSLAVLSSTTQHARVSAAPVPNPTSSTTKLPSFMRNAPLAKLALETSSQANVSPTNILSVLSTMSPGSITMANPLIRSSHAALMARRPVGTVLGLRFMSTTRPPIRMQSVSWPALKTLDALPPRNVQYRSFGNSNLVPHHLLSRTEAAANRNPQSAPTQASFYQLLLKANMPAIVVERYQSGRFAANESATQAYNQALAMIAGTLGSAGQTSAGISEQAAAAGQAIAAQRNGGNVAVSAGVTGKGGALHVIVDESFGSAAFRWFKFMLWFSLCAYVSLVVMTMVVETVSSLKRPGAKVDTMEAKAENQKARFSDVHGCDEAKEELQELVDFLRNPDKFNTLGGKLPKGVLLVGPPGTGKTLLARAVAGEAGVPFFFMSGSEFDEIYVGVGAKRVRELFNAAKAKSPSIVFIDELDAIGGKRNSRDATYVRQTLNQLLTEMDGFSQNSGVIVIAATNFPESLDKALTRPGRFDRHVVVSLPDVRGRIAILKHHAKKIKMAADVRMEDIAGRTSGLSGAELENIVNQAAIHASKLKNKVVTQKDMEWAKDKVIMGAEKRSMVITPKEKEMTAYHEAGHALVAFFNKQEGGSHLYKVTVLPRGQSLGHTAFLPEMDKYSYTVRDYLAMIDRALGGKVAEEIVYGSEFVTSGVSADLDSATRTAWHMVAQLGMSPKLGPVEYLRKYNELSSETRAMVESEVKKVLDDSYARARALLLSKRTELDLLAKALVEYETLDHDEVVKVLRGEKLTDRIAVPVGPMTVPAPTDPLEPGLPLPGLGDDGDGGSGGPPPPAPPPPAPARTSSEEK
- a CDS encoding hypothetical protein (COG:L; EggNog:ENOG503P4UM) — translated: MNRSIEQALLSLIPTHNAALPPQLTELASSLLAQSRHKASTLKAEEEIARPYACAHIACERLKTTLNLPPIEPRPPIPPRIYKRLYSHLDKILPSGTGTPGRGTPARGGLEGRVRTPSTKLREQLAPLGTSPQASKSRPLPGRTTPSKEKSLADFRDSNADGTPSKKKLGTTPQSNRKPPPLPLWIRPTLRFLCKELGPASIGPIVASGIESIVCPNGKPTEDEWVKINLVSLLGALYLFVWRGVTFPGQDLDQSTYIKFRKQLVATLNRARKEVEINVKDGDAEKAWEWWYDVKLKDLDMSALVINRHGWLELDWAKGVQDFVHMNEERARDNEEDAEREERNAEPVQLRRADTMFQERYDFLTDRKRKAYAEWKDGIMKRIKAQG
- the GRE2_2 gene encoding methylglyoxal reductase (NADPH-dependent) gre2 (COG:V; EggNog:ENOG503NVWR), producing MTKVLLTGGSGFIAAHILDQLLSASHTVITTVRSQSKADAITSAYPSQTTSGHLTVAIVPDIAQPNAFDSVLQTHGSGLEVVLHTASPFHFKFNDPKKELIDPALIGTTSILSAITQFAPSVRRVVVTSSFAAIINEAHVSDPSTVFSEKSWNPVTIDDIHRNPATAYRASKTLAEKAAWEFVQNKENDAKFDLVTINPPMVFGPVVHHLATLEAINTSNERIVDAIKGKWKGEIPPTGQAYIWVDVRDVATAHVRAGLGLVEGVAGKRLFVVSGWFSNARIAEVLRKNFPDDKEKLPEEGVKGGELPEEDKRFKYDNSETTRLLGIEWIGLERSIVDTVRSLKRVEFSA
- a CDS encoding hypothetical protein (EggNog:ENOG503P3VB; COG:S), whose amino-acid sequence is MAGLSYQTNSSASPMPHHSAQPALAAHLKLNVGLSFPPSVSLRFTPTSTNFRFELGKKQNAKMADEELIPVSQKVRTISHMNNDHRLDLQHILQHFNNLNDYEARDPEMVDINLQFMTVKTPHTGRTHYIKFEPELANWAERRVKLVDMTHQARVGLGLEAPAEEDGKEEKGVVVREYMPPRPFDWVIFLAVLFYYFNFVATVKLGVLDGREWILDAFWPFGGHQGWMWLTKTIFWPVIAIHISEAAWLERSRLSKFGVERGSGVWWLWMGSCFIEGGMAFKRFDILVRRAEEKEDKKH
- a CDS encoding hypothetical protein (COG:S; EggNog:ENOG503P1GJ), with translation MGGKFEVDDWVMMIVVGLYIGFEAVGCTAAGAAFGVDIWTVDANALGTALKLFYMAETFYLVILALTKISILCFYLRIFTQPHFRTITLVVMAWVGLSGLIFVFCQIFQCAPISFIWEGWRKGEFGPFSCLDINALGYTTAAFSIAQDIVILVMPLPLLIKLNVNVRSKICIIVMFSLGIFALITSCVRLWALYDFGDSVNPTWDYTNALIWTGLEVGVSIIVTSLPAIRVLLGRRGRGDGGGLLGGGGGGGGWSRDMASRGTTSSFGNTTTVVASRHTMPPHLKRISSVSRISSIRVGVEDTEKGRGDDVERGRGLEVLDGGKAELEDVMAGGNGGLQEEGLRRPWSDVSVGNSTVVGSESDFEQGVDISDLGWPLMNKAVLAGTGGVGGQRLSHMPSIDEVLTYSGSNWQGIGPRSQGSQGSRLSNNWSYDSEGSGNSMLTFGWEESTSGGWESWDWQGSGSGSVAGVLWRGSMNENGNGSRSGSGSGGYEEEEDSMLGGQSKKRSGSERG